A DNA window from Micromonospora inyonensis contains the following coding sequences:
- a CDS encoding CDP-alcohol phosphatidyltransferase family protein has translation MSRRQARAGHAQPSGDTVDRAADAGSRVWTLPNLISFVRLLGVPLFLYLFLTVEADVAAIVVLAIGGTTDWVDGWVARRLRQVSRLGELLDPFADRLYILATLLAFTAREVVPWQFTAALLGRELLLLGALAVLRRHGYGPPPVHYVGKTATFVLLAAFPILLLAATTPAVATAAAAIGWGLAWWGLVLYWVAGVFYVVQAGQLVRRSGGAAA, from the coding sequence GTGTCGCGTCGGCAGGCTCGGGCAGGGCACGCCCAGCCGTCCGGGGACACCGTCGACCGGGCGGCGGACGCGGGCTCGCGGGTGTGGACCCTGCCGAACCTGATCAGCTTCGTCCGGCTGCTCGGGGTGCCGCTCTTCCTCTACCTGTTCCTCACCGTCGAGGCCGACGTCGCCGCGATCGTGGTGCTGGCCATCGGCGGCACCACCGACTGGGTCGACGGGTGGGTGGCCCGCCGGCTGCGTCAGGTGAGCCGGCTCGGGGAGCTGCTCGACCCGTTCGCCGACCGCCTCTACATTCTCGCCACCCTGCTCGCGTTCACCGCCCGCGAGGTGGTGCCGTGGCAGTTCACCGCCGCGCTGCTCGGCCGGGAGCTGCTGCTGCTCGGTGCCCTCGCGGTGCTGCGCCGCCACGGCTACGGCCCGCCGCCGGTGCACTACGTGGGCAAGACGGCCACGTTCGTGCTGCTGGCGGCCTTCCCGATCCTGCTGCTGGCCGCGACCACCCCGGCCGTGGCGACGGCCGCCGCGGCGATCGGCTGGGGTCTGGCCTGGTGGGGGCTGGTGCTCTACTGGGTGGCCGGGGTGTTCTACGTGGTGCAGGCCGGTCAGCTGGTGCGGCGGAGCGGCGGAGCGGCGGCATGA
- the odhI gene encoding oxoglutarate dehydrogenase inhibitor Odhl — protein MTRPDDEFPPLDVTSTLNLGSLDEVLEGPDTDVVPSRMSGSLPPGMALLVVRRGPNAGARFLLDHDVTTSGRHPDSDIFLDDVTVSRRHAEFHRDSGTFTVRDVGSLNGTYVNRERVEAATLSNGDEVQIGKFRVVFIAGPRPEEEAGRG, from the coding sequence ATGACGCGCCCAGACGACGAGTTCCCCCCGCTCGACGTCACGTCGACGCTCAATCTCGGTTCGCTCGACGAGGTTCTCGAGGGTCCGGACACCGACGTGGTGCCGAGCCGGATGTCCGGTTCGCTGCCGCCGGGTATGGCGTTGCTGGTGGTCCGTCGCGGCCCGAACGCCGGTGCCCGCTTCTTGCTGGACCATGACGTGACGACAAGTGGCCGGCACCCGGACAGCGACATCTTCCTCGACGACGTCACGGTGTCCCGGCGGCATGCCGAGTTCCACCGCGACAGCGGCACGTTCACCGTGCGGGACGTGGGAAGTCTGAACGGCACGTACGTCAACCGGGAGCGGGTGGAGGCGGCGACGCTGAGCAACGGTGACGAGGTGCAGATCGGTAAGTTCCGGGTCGTGTTCATCGCCGGTCCGCGCCCGGAGGAGGAGGCCGGCCGGGGGTGA
- a CDS encoding MerR family transcriptional regulator, translating to MSIGEVLAQLRVEFPDTTISKLRFLEAEGLVEPQRTPAGYRKYSWDDVARLRFVLAAQRDQYLPLRVIREQLAEWDSSPDGAGRPRPTLVAVGPGGEVPGRAPAEPDPVESASVRLSRTDLVARSGIEESTLGELERLGVVVSSPPGWYDGDALVIAKAVAGLAAYGLEPRHLRAFRTAADREAGLFAQLLLPLARQSDPAARARAAETARELVALSQQLHAALVRVGLRSTLGR from the coding sequence ATGAGCATCGGCGAGGTGCTGGCCCAGTTGCGGGTGGAGTTTCCGGACACCACGATTTCGAAGCTGCGGTTCCTCGAGGCCGAGGGCCTGGTGGAGCCGCAGCGCACACCGGCGGGTTACCGGAAGTACAGCTGGGACGACGTGGCCCGGCTGCGGTTCGTGCTGGCGGCTCAGCGGGATCAGTACCTGCCGTTGCGGGTGATCCGTGAGCAGTTGGCCGAGTGGGACTCCTCGCCGGATGGTGCGGGCCGGCCGCGACCGACGTTGGTCGCGGTGGGCCCGGGCGGTGAGGTACCCGGTCGCGCGCCGGCGGAGCCTGATCCGGTCGAGTCGGCGTCGGTGCGGCTGAGCCGGACGGACCTGGTGGCCCGTAGCGGGATCGAGGAGTCCACCCTGGGTGAGCTGGAACGGCTCGGGGTGGTGGTGTCGAGTCCGCCGGGCTGGTACGACGGTGACGCCCTGGTCATCGCGAAGGCGGTGGCGGGTCTGGCGGCGTACGGGCTGGAGCCTCGGCACCTGCGGGCCTTCCGGACGGCGGCGGACCGGGAGGCGGGACTGTTCGCGCAGTTGCTGCTGCCGTTGGCGCGGCAGAGCGACCCGGCGGCGCGGGCCCGGGCGGCGGAGACCGCCCGGGAGCTGGTGGCGTTGTCGCAGCAGTTGCACGCGGCGTTGGTGCGGGTGGGGTTGCGGTCGACGTTGGGTCGCTGA
- a CDS encoding globin domain-containing protein, with protein sequence MDAARLRTSWNLVAAHGDQVPLYFYSALFLSHPEIRQMFPTNMAGQRDRLVTALGHIVSQVDQVDRLTGFLRDLGADHRKFAVRPEHYPAVGEALLATLRHFLGDQWTEDLARDWADAYQLVSRVMIEAAQAAEQVNPPWWVAEIVGHERRTFDVAVLTLRPQYLLPFTPGQSIGVSHPAVRAWRYYSPANAPRPDGTIELHVRAAAGGAVSSRLVYGCAAGDQIHLAAPVGDRLTLWPAGGADLLLLASGTGWAPVKALVEQVAAEGSRRRVDLYVGARSRLEFYDTDAVDKLAAAYPWLTVTSVVGIDPRRPGEVTYPVDRALADGDWRSRHVYVCGSDEMVGRTVQTLSRAGYHAGQVHHEGLGRHWYGPAWRTAVESSPQDDSGGAR encoded by the coding sequence GTGGACGCCGCACGGCTCAGGACGAGTTGGAACCTGGTCGCCGCGCACGGTGACCAGGTTCCGCTCTACTTCTACTCGGCGCTGTTCCTGTCCCACCCGGAGATCCGGCAGATGTTCCCGACGAACATGGCCGGCCAGCGGGACCGGTTGGTGACCGCGTTGGGGCACATCGTCTCGCAGGTGGACCAGGTGGACCGGTTGACCGGGTTCCTGCGGGACCTCGGCGCGGACCACCGGAAGTTCGCGGTACGCCCGGAGCACTATCCGGCGGTGGGTGAGGCGTTGCTGGCCACCCTGCGGCACTTCCTCGGCGACCAGTGGACCGAGGACCTGGCCCGGGACTGGGCGGACGCGTACCAACTGGTGTCCCGGGTGATGATCGAGGCGGCCCAGGCGGCGGAGCAGGTCAACCCGCCGTGGTGGGTGGCGGAGATCGTCGGGCACGAACGGCGGACCTTCGACGTGGCGGTGCTGACGCTGCGTCCGCAGTACCTGCTGCCGTTCACGCCGGGCCAGTCGATCGGGGTGTCGCACCCGGCGGTGCGGGCCTGGCGCTACTACTCCCCGGCGAACGCGCCCCGCCCGGACGGCACCATCGAGCTGCACGTACGGGCCGCTGCGGGCGGGGCGGTCAGTTCCCGGCTGGTGTACGGGTGCGCGGCGGGTGACCAGATCCACCTGGCGGCCCCGGTGGGGGACCGGTTGACGCTCTGGCCGGCGGGTGGAGCCGACCTGCTGCTCCTGGCCTCCGGTACCGGCTGGGCGCCGGTGAAGGCCCTGGTGGAGCAGGTGGCGGCGGAGGGCTCCCGCCGGCGGGTGGACCTGTACGTGGGGGCACGGTCGAGGCTGGAGTTCTACGACACCGACGCGGTCGACAAGCTCGCCGCGGCGTACCCCTGGTTGACGGTGACGTCCGTGGTGGGGATCGACCCGCGCCGGCCGGGGGAGGTGACGTACCCGGTGGACCGGGCGCTGGCCGACGGTGACTGGCGGTCCCGGCACGTGTACGTGTGTGGTTCGGACGAGATGGTGGGGCGTACGGTGCAGACCCTGTCACGGGCCGGCTACCACGCCGGCCAGGTGCACCACGAGGGGCTGGGCCGGCACTGGTACGGCCCGGCGTGGCGCACGGCGGTGGAGTCGTCGCCCCAGGACGATTCCGGAGGTGCCCGGTGA
- the gcvH gene encoding glycine cleavage system protein GcvH — translation MIPEDLRYTAEHEWVAGDGSGPVRVGITHYAQDALGDIVYVQLPDEGAVVAAGEPLGEIESTKSVSEIYAPVSGTVAARNEALGDTPEVINTDPYGAGWLLEIRPDDPGVVAGLLTPAAYQDLIGG, via the coding sequence GTGATTCCTGAGGACCTGCGATACACCGCCGAGCACGAGTGGGTGGCGGGTGACGGTAGCGGCCCGGTGCGGGTCGGCATCACCCACTACGCCCAGGACGCGTTGGGTGACATCGTGTACGTCCAGTTGCCGGACGAGGGTGCGGTGGTGGCGGCCGGTGAGCCGCTGGGCGAGATCGAGTCGACCAAGAGCGTGTCGGAGATCTACGCTCCGGTGAGCGGGACGGTGGCGGCGCGCAACGAGGCGCTCGGCGACACGCCCGAGGTGATCAACACTGACCCGTACGGTGCGGGTTGGTTGTTGGAGATCCGGCCGGACGATCCGGGTGTGGTGGCGGGTCTGCTGACTCCGGCCGCCTACCAGGATCTCATCGGGGGCTGA
- a CDS encoding MerR family transcriptional regulator, whose product MHGPRDPDPGTAPQGLGEVSPPLATEGDDSVGYRGVTACAAVGISYRQLDYWARTALVVPSVRDASGSGTQRLYSFRDLVVLKVVKRLLDAGVSLQNIRKAIEALRSRGVGDLAGITLISDGTTVYECRSPEEVVDLLQGGQGVFGIAIGGAFKEIQGSLSHLPAEPAVPGTEEPTEPAVGDELAARRARRRAG is encoded by the coding sequence ATGCACGGGCCGCGAGATCCAGATCCGGGTACGGCGCCGCAGGGCCTCGGTGAGGTGTCGCCGCCGCTGGCGACGGAGGGTGACGACTCGGTGGGTTACCGGGGCGTGACGGCGTGTGCGGCGGTGGGTATCAGCTACCGGCAGCTGGACTACTGGGCCCGTACGGCGCTGGTGGTGCCGAGCGTGCGGGACGCTTCGGGCTCGGGGACCCAGCGGCTCTACTCGTTCCGCGACCTGGTGGTGTTGAAGGTTGTGAAGCGGTTGTTGGACGCCGGGGTGTCCCTGCAGAACATTCGCAAGGCGATCGAGGCGTTGCGTTCGCGGGGTGTCGGTGACCTGGCCGGTATCACGTTGATCTCCGATGGGACGACGGTGTACGAATGCCGTTCCCCGGAGGAGGTGGTCGACCTGTTGCAGGGCGGCCAGGGGGTGTTCGGCATCGCGATCGGTGGTGCGTTCAAGGAGATCCAGGGTTCGCTGTCGCATCTGCCGGCGGAGCCGGCCGTGCCGGGCACGGAGGAGCCGACGGAGCCGGCCGTGGGTGACGAGCTGGCGGCGCGACGGGCCCGGCGTCGGGCGGGTTGA
- a CDS encoding group I truncated hemoglobin, translated as MTVTEQSIPSYYDRIGGAAAVKAAVDVFYGRVLADPELAGYFTDIDMVGQRRHLALMLTVVLGGPNEYAGRGLAEAHQPLGIPDAHYDLVGAHLLATLTQLGVPADVQDHVRAVLGQVRDQVVTSGRPGV; from the coding sequence GTGACGGTTACCGAGCAGTCCATTCCCTCGTACTACGACCGCATCGGCGGCGCGGCTGCCGTGAAGGCGGCCGTCGATGTGTTCTACGGTCGGGTACTCGCCGATCCGGAACTGGCGGGTTACTTCACCGACATCGACATGGTCGGTCAGCGTCGCCACCTGGCATTGATGCTGACCGTGGTGCTCGGGGGTCCGAACGAGTACGCCGGCCGGGGGCTGGCCGAGGCGCACCAGCCGCTGGGCATCCCCGACGCGCACTACGACCTGGTCGGCGCGCACCTGCTGGCCACGTTGACGCAGCTGGGTGTGCCGGCGGACGTGCAGGACCACGTACGGGCGGTGTTGGGTCAGGTGCGTGACCAGGTGGTGACCAGCGGCCGTCCGGGCGTCTGA
- a CDS encoding DUF881 domain-containing protein encodes MTDNSPRGGRGERVYAPDFLTELFQNPLDQGYADAAQRRRVDPPSPARVRSGRVVSAVVLLALGFLFAVAYRQTVAEEPDRSQARSGLVSQIRERQEETDRLTRRAEQLREDVARQRDAALTRSAAARLRDLEAMTGLGRVRGDGVVVQLADASGNQDAVTGAGGPGPGRVLYRDLQLVANALWAAGAEAIAVNDQRLTSTSTIRSAGEAILVDFRPVTGPYRVSAIGPDGMRRRFEASTAAALLRRVADQTGLSFGSREAEDLTLPEAATDSQLRYASPPPPESPQPSPSSPAAGSSSVPRPSGSGTSSPSPSGGGR; translated from the coding sequence ATGACCGACAACAGCCCCCGCGGTGGTCGCGGTGAGCGGGTCTACGCGCCGGACTTCCTCACCGAGCTGTTCCAGAACCCGCTCGACCAGGGTTACGCCGACGCGGCGCAGCGCCGTCGGGTGGATCCGCCGTCACCGGCCCGGGTGCGGTCGGGTCGGGTGGTCAGCGCGGTGGTGCTGCTGGCGCTGGGGTTCCTGTTCGCGGTGGCGTACCGGCAGACCGTGGCGGAGGAGCCGGACCGCAGCCAGGCCCGCTCGGGGCTGGTGAGCCAGATCCGGGAGCGGCAGGAGGAGACCGACCGGTTGACCCGCCGTGCCGAGCAGTTGCGCGAGGACGTCGCCCGGCAGCGGGACGCGGCGTTGACCCGCAGTGCCGCCGCCCGGCTGCGGGACCTGGAGGCGATGACCGGGCTGGGCCGGGTCCGCGGCGACGGGGTGGTGGTGCAGCTCGCCGACGCCTCCGGCAACCAGGACGCGGTCACCGGAGCAGGTGGTCCCGGCCCGGGGCGGGTGCTGTACCGGGACCTGCAACTGGTCGCGAACGCGTTGTGGGCGGCGGGCGCGGAGGCGATCGCGGTGAACGACCAGCGGCTGACCTCGACGTCGACGATCCGGTCGGCCGGCGAGGCGATCCTGGTGGACTTCCGTCCGGTGACCGGCCCGTACCGGGTGTCGGCGATCGGCCCGGACGGGATGCGCCGTCGGTTCGAGGCGAGTACGGCCGCGGCGCTGCTGCGGCGGGTCGCCGACCAGACCGGGCTGTCGTTCGGGTCGCGGGAGGCCGAGGACCTGACGTTGCCGGAGGCGGCCACCGACTCGCAGTTGCGCTACGCCAGTCCGCCGCCGCCGGAGTCCCCGCAGCCGTCCCCGTCGTCCCCGGCGGCGGGCTCGTCCAGTGTTCCCCGGCCGTCCGGGTCGGGAACGTCGTCTCCCAGCCCCTCCGGAGGTGGCCGATGA
- a CDS encoding DUF881 domain-containing protein — MSDEQSGTGTGWPERTAPSSPTGPAAEPDPRPDAPDPDGTAPLRVDPQAGEAPADGERPDGAEVTVDLSRSVVAGGAPAATPVKRMTSASVMIAVLLALLGFTLVVQLKTTSTDPTLSAARQEDLVRILSDLDARENRLRQDIAELEESQRQLASGAQGREAALEEAARRADELGILAGTLPATGPGLTIRISGGGRSVPASRILDAVQELRGAGAEAMQIAGGVGSPVRIIASTYFLDGEGGGLVVDGRRMTGPYSITVIGDPATMRTALNIPGGVAASIKGDGGNVSFEDREVAEVSALHEPITLEHARPVS, encoded by the coding sequence ATGAGCGACGAGCAGAGTGGTACCGGTACCGGGTGGCCCGAGCGGACCGCACCGTCGAGCCCCACCGGTCCGGCGGCGGAGCCGGATCCGCGTCCCGACGCCCCCGACCCGGACGGGACCGCGCCCCTGCGGGTCGACCCGCAGGCGGGGGAGGCCCCCGCCGACGGTGAGCGCCCCGACGGCGCCGAGGTCACCGTCGACCTGAGCCGGTCGGTGGTGGCCGGTGGCGCACCGGCGGCCACGCCGGTGAAGCGGATGACGTCGGCGTCGGTGATGATCGCCGTCCTGCTGGCCCTGCTGGGGTTCACCCTGGTGGTGCAGCTGAAGACCACGTCGACGGATCCGACCCTGTCGGCGGCCCGGCAGGAGGACCTGGTGCGGATCCTCTCCGACCTGGACGCCCGGGAGAACCGGCTGCGGCAGGACATCGCCGAGTTGGAGGAGAGCCAGCGGCAGCTGGCCTCGGGCGCACAGGGGCGCGAGGCGGCGCTGGAGGAGGCCGCGCGGCGCGCCGACGAGCTGGGGATCCTGGCGGGTACGTTGCCGGCGACCGGGCCGGGGCTGACGATCCGGATCAGCGGTGGCGGCCGGTCGGTGCCGGCGAGTCGGATCCTCGACGCGGTGCAGGAGTTGCGGGGCGCGGGCGCGGAGGCGATGCAGATCGCCGGTGGGGTCGGTTCGCCGGTGCGGATCATCGCGTCGACGTACTTCCTGGACGGCGAGGGCGGTGGCCTGGTGGTCGACGGCCGTCGGATGACCGGGCCGTATTCGATCACGGTGATCGGTGACCCGGCGACGATGCGAACCGCCTTGAACATTCCCGGCGGGGTGGCCGCATCGATCAAGGGTGACGGCGGTAACGTGAGCTTCGAGGATCGTGAGGTTGCCGAGGTTTCGGCGCTGCACGAGCCGATCACGTTGGAACACGCCCGTCCGGTCTCCTGA
- a CDS encoding bifunctional nuclease family protein — translation MRELSVVGVRVELPTNQPIVLLREVEGDRYLPIWIGAVEATAIAYEQQGVKTARPLTHDLLRDVLTALKAPLRAVEITELKENVFYADLLIGDGVRVSARPSDSIALALRVGAPIRCAEQVLSEAGIVIPDEQEDEVEKFREFLEQVRPEDFAG, via the coding sequence GTGCGCGAGCTGAGCGTGGTCGGAGTTCGGGTGGAGCTGCCCACCAATCAGCCGATCGTCCTGCTCAGGGAGGTTGAGGGGGACCGCTATCTGCCGATCTGGATCGGCGCGGTCGAGGCGACGGCGATCGCCTACGAGCAGCAGGGTGTGAAGACGGCCCGGCCGTTGACGCACGACCTGCTGCGGGACGTGTTGACGGCGTTGAAGGCGCCGTTGCGGGCGGTGGAGATCACCGAGCTGAAGGAGAACGTCTTCTACGCCGACCTGCTGATCGGGGACGGGGTGCGGGTGTCGGCGCGGCCGAGTGATTCGATCGCGTTGGCGTTGCGGGTCGGGGCGCCGATTCGTTGTGCCGAGCAGGTCCTCAGCGAGGCGGGGATCGTGATTCCCGACGAGCAGGAGGACGAGGTGGAGAAGTTCCGGGAGTTCCTGGAGCAGGTCCGTCCGGAGGACTTCGCCGGCTGA
- a CDS encoding small basic family protein, with the protein MIAVLALIAGVVLGVYLDPTVPAGLQPYLPIAVVAALDAVFGGVRAKLDRIFDDKQFVVSFISNVLVAGLIVYLGDQLGVGGQLSTGVVVVLGVRIFGNVAAIRRHLFRA; encoded by the coding sequence ATGATCGCGGTGCTGGCACTGATCGCCGGTGTGGTGCTCGGGGTGTACCTGGACCCCACCGTTCCCGCCGGCTTGCAGCCGTACCTGCCGATCGCCGTGGTCGCGGCGTTGGACGCGGTCTTCGGCGGGGTACGCGCGAAGCTGGACCGGATCTTCGACGACAAGCAGTTCGTGGTGTCGTTCATCTCCAACGTGCTGGTCGCCGGGCTGATCGTGTACCTGGGTGACCAGTTGGGGGTGGGCGGGCAGCTGTCCACGGGTGTGGTGGTCGTGCTGGGGGTGCGGATCTTCGGGAACGTGGCGGCGATCCGCCGGCACCTGTTCCGGGCGTAG
- a CDS encoding DivIVA domain-containing protein — translation MNTTPIGRYEPVPVPVSGPQVRLTADRVRRWEFTTASFTRRGYDHQDVDRFRVQVADELDLLAAQVAHLRAENERLTDRVELHRHGVIPSAGAAGATPAAKEVNLLSAAQREAEQIIAQAHDYARRVAEYARMQYESYVQAAAEEARQEAERAVQDYRRAAGSEFDDSVATREALRIYGEMMISHMQAAARQLDDGSAQLARTMDRLVGAAGAGPAVAAAGAAPALPRQQPPPPAPR, via the coding sequence GTGAACACGACCCCGATCGGCAGGTACGAGCCGGTGCCGGTGCCGGTGAGCGGACCGCAGGTGCGGTTGACGGCGGACCGGGTCCGGCGGTGGGAGTTCACGACGGCGTCGTTCACCCGCCGGGGCTACGACCATCAGGACGTGGACCGGTTCCGGGTGCAGGTCGCCGACGAGTTGGACCTGCTGGCCGCGCAGGTCGCGCACCTGCGCGCGGAGAACGAGCGGCTCACCGACCGGGTGGAGTTGCACCGGCACGGGGTGATCCCGAGCGCCGGGGCGGCGGGGGCGACCCCGGCGGCGAAGGAGGTGAACCTGCTCTCCGCCGCGCAGCGCGAGGCGGAGCAGATCATCGCCCAGGCGCACGACTACGCCCGGCGGGTCGCCGAGTACGCGCGTATGCAGTACGAGAGTTACGTGCAGGCCGCGGCGGAGGAGGCCCGGCAGGAGGCGGAGCGGGCGGTGCAGGACTACCGCCGGGCCGCCGGGTCGGAGTTCGACGACTCGGTGGCCACCCGGGAGGCGTTGCGCATCTACGGCGAGATGATGATCTCGCACATGCAGGCGGCGGCCCGCCAGCTCGACGACGGCAGCGCCCAGTTGGCGCGGACGATGGACCGGCTGGTGGGTGCGGCCGGTGCCGGGCCGGCGGTGGCCGCCGCGGGGGCAGCCCCGGCGCTGCCCCGGCAGCAGCCGCCGCCACCCGCGCCGCGCTGA
- a CDS encoding NAD-dependent protein deacetylase, whose amino-acid sequence MTERVDAVAELVAAGGVVVLSGAGLSTESGIPDYRGPSGVARRHTPMTYQTFTGDAAARRRYWARSHLGWRLVARAAPNAGHRAVARLQHAGLVDAVITQNVDGLHTAAGSTRVVELHGRLDEVVCLDCGNLTSREELDRRLREANPGFDVTVTAVNPDGDVDLPDEAVAAFRVVDCGFCRTGLLKPDVVFFGETVPASRVARCFDLVERARLLLVLGSSLTVMSGRRFVVRAAKRDVPVVIVNQGPTRGDGYAAVTVDAPLGRFLPTLADRVVAAPADVSS is encoded by the coding sequence GTGACGGAGCGGGTCGACGCGGTGGCGGAGCTGGTCGCCGCCGGTGGTGTGGTGGTGCTCAGCGGCGCGGGGCTGTCCACCGAGTCGGGTATCCCGGACTACCGGGGGCCCAGCGGGGTGGCGCGCCGGCACACCCCGATGACGTACCAGACGTTCACCGGTGACGCCGCCGCGCGGCGACGCTACTGGGCGCGCAGTCACCTGGGGTGGCGGTTGGTGGCGAGGGCCGCGCCGAACGCCGGGCACCGGGCGGTGGCCCGGTTGCAGCACGCCGGCCTGGTGGACGCGGTGATCACCCAGAACGTCGACGGCCTGCACACCGCGGCGGGTAGTACCCGGGTGGTGGAGCTGCACGGCCGTCTCGACGAGGTGGTCTGCCTGGACTGCGGGAACCTCACCTCCCGGGAGGAACTGGACCGGCGGCTGCGCGAGGCGAACCCCGGATTCGACGTGACGGTCACGGCGGTCAACCCGGACGGTGACGTGGACCTGCCCGACGAGGCGGTGGCCGCGTTCCGGGTGGTGGACTGCGGGTTCTGCCGTACCGGGCTGCTCAAGCCGGACGTGGTGTTCTTCGGTGAGACGGTGCCGGCGTCGCGGGTGGCCCGCTGTTTCGACCTGGTGGAGCGGGCGCGGCTGCTGCTGGTGCTCGGGTCGTCGTTGACGGTGATGTCGGGTCGCCGGTTCGTGGTGCGGGCGGCGAAACGGGACGTTCCGGTGGTGATCGTCAACCAGGGGCCCACCCGGGGCGACGGGTACGCGGCGGTGACGGTCGACGCCCCGTTGGGGCGGTTCCTGCCCACCCTGGCCGACCGGGTGGTGGCCGCGCCGGCCGACGTGTCCTCCTGA
- a CDS encoding MarR family transcriptional regulator: MERPPNLAAAVEAAAGALVGVLESAASRHSVSVPPTQLRVLSIITERPGTNVNRLAELLDVVPSSASRLCDRLEATGLVRRAADPRDRREVHLVPTAAAENLLREIKERRHRAVQAVLDRMPNRAQHELLLALLAFGHAAALGEPVPAQRDKAARTA; encoded by the coding sequence GTGGAGCGACCTCCGAATCTGGCCGCGGCGGTCGAGGCTGCGGCCGGGGCTCTCGTCGGTGTGCTGGAGTCGGCCGCGTCCCGGCACAGTGTGTCGGTGCCACCGACCCAGCTCCGTGTGCTGTCCATCATCACCGAACGGCCGGGCACCAACGTCAACCGGTTGGCCGAGCTGCTGGACGTCGTACCGTCGTCGGCGAGTCGGCTCTGCGACCGGCTGGAGGCGACCGGGCTGGTGCGTCGGGCGGCCGACCCCCGGGACCGCCGTGAGGTCCACCTGGTGCCCACCGCCGCGGCGGAGAACCTGCTGCGGGAGATCAAGGAGCGCCGGCACCGGGCGGTGCAGGCGGTGCTGGACCGGATGCCGAACCGGGCGCAGCACGAGCTGCTGCTGGCCCTGCTGGCGTTCGGGCACGCCGCGGCCCTCGGCGAGCCGGTCCCCGCGCAGCGTGACAAGGCCGCCCGTACGGCCTGA
- a CDS encoding PP2C family protein-serine/threonine phosphatase — MPQAPASVSRALRQASPDRLVEVADRVIRSSTGALRTDVFIADYRITGLWPVLDPTLPDAGSLLDRGGAQRCFRSQQPVLDDAGNGRCQLWLPLTAWGERLGVLLVEVAGHPDRDLLGWVGEVAGDLAVALRAADRETDRYRRARRRERLTLAAEMQWDLLPGRSLSHTAFLLAGQLEPAYSVGGDHFDWSLDADRLTVTVLNGTGSGLPAALLTSITVNAMRNARRSGGSLVEQAELASDTIFYQHRGGRHVATLLLEVDVPSGRVRAVDAGSPHLLRARAGAVQRIPLDQQMPLGMFPDTRYEVQEFDLEPGDRLFAVSDGVYAADPTGTESYGRRAMARAMRSTRLQPAAEAVGTVMRELHAYHADADLRDDAVVVCLDWRGIPRRDGREQ, encoded by the coding sequence ATGCCGCAGGCGCCCGCATCGGTGTCGCGCGCGTTACGCCAGGCTTCACCCGACCGGTTGGTGGAGGTCGCCGACCGGGTCATCCGCTCGTCGACCGGCGCCCTGCGAACGGACGTCTTCATCGCCGACTACCGCATCACCGGCCTGTGGCCGGTGCTCGACCCGACGCTGCCCGACGCCGGATCACTGCTCGACAGGGGCGGCGCCCAGCGGTGTTTCCGCAGTCAGCAGCCGGTGCTCGACGACGCCGGGAACGGGCGCTGCCAGCTGTGGCTGCCGCTGACGGCGTGGGGTGAGCGGCTCGGGGTGCTGCTGGTGGAGGTGGCCGGGCACCCGGACCGTGACCTGCTCGGCTGGGTCGGGGAGGTCGCCGGGGACCTGGCGGTGGCGCTGCGCGCCGCCGACCGGGAGACCGACCGGTACCGCCGGGCGCGGCGACGGGAGCGGCTGACCCTGGCCGCCGAGATGCAGTGGGACCTGCTACCCGGGCGCAGCCTCAGCCACACCGCGTTCCTCCTGGCCGGGCAGCTCGAACCGGCGTACTCCGTCGGCGGCGACCACTTCGACTGGTCGTTGGACGCCGACCGGTTGACCGTGACGGTGCTCAACGGCACGGGCAGCGGCCTGCCGGCCGCGCTGCTGACGTCGATCACCGTCAACGCGATGCGTAACGCCCGCCGTTCCGGCGGTAGCCTGGTGGAGCAGGCCGAGCTGGCCTCCGACACGATCTTCTACCAGCATCGGGGCGGCCGGCACGTGGCCACCCTGCTGCTGGAGGTGGACGTGCCCTCCGGGCGGGTACGGGCCGTCGACGCCGGGTCGCCGCACCTGCTGCGGGCCCGGGCCGGCGCGGTGCAGCGGATCCCGCTGGACCAGCAGATGCCGCTGGGCATGTTCCCCGACACCCGCTACGAGGTGCAGGAGTTCGACCTGGAACCGGGGGACCGGCTGTTCGCGGTCAGCGACGGGGTCTACGCGGCCGACCCGACCGGCACCGAGTCGTACGGGCGGCGGGCGATGGCGCGGGCCATGCGATCGACACGGCTGCAACCGGCGGCCGAGGCGGTTGGTACGGTGATGCGCGAACTGCACGCCTACCACGCTGACGCCGATCTGCGCGATGATGCGGTGGTCGTGTGCCTCGACTGGCGGGGAATACCGCGCCGGGACGGGCGGGAGCAGTAG